Within Diabrotica virgifera virgifera chromosome 7, PGI_DIABVI_V3a, the genomic segment tgtaaggggcaggatgagagaaactctttgttacaatcgagctttcgcaaaatttatttgcttcgtcaagattagctaaaatgagtatataattataaatacaatgaaattaaagataaaagaacattgtataaaaaagcacaaaaacttacaacgtgaggttagttcattaatttaacatttccataaaacataattatataaaaatatccttattttaatcgtttccaaatttcaatgttttaatttttacaatttctaatgaaaaattttgatttattaatttagttctaaatttgattaatgccagaaagacactcaattaatgtcaataagacattaaataggtatctgtttattttattttaagttgttaaaaactagttttttgattattacttaCTAGCGCACTTTAAATTATGGAAGGTATAGATAGATATAAGTACATGTTTTgttgattattgttttattaataaattaaagtggcgttaattttaaaaatttaatttttgaaattttgtcaggGAATTTACTATTCTTTAATTAGAATATCATTTATCGtaagataaaatataattatagatgttacttagtttatttatttattttagtgcataaataaatatcaatgtgTAAATAAAAGAACAGACATAAATAAACTAAGTAacatctataattatattttatcttaCGATAAATGATATTCTAATTAAAGAATAGTAAATTCcctgacaaaatttcaaaaattaaatttttaaaattaacgccactttaatttattaataaaacaataatcaacAAAACATGTACTTATATCTATCTATACCTTCCATAATTTAAAGTGCGCTAGtaagtaataatcaaaaaactagtttttaacaacttaaaataaaataaacagatacctatttaatgtcttattgacattaattgagtgtctttctggcattaatcaaatttagaactaaattaataaatcaaaatttttcattagaaattgtaaaaattaaaacattgaaatttggaaacgattaaaataaggatatttttatataattatgttttatggaaatgttaaattaatgaactaacctcacgttgtaagtttttgtgcttttttatacaatgttcttttatctttaatttcattgtatttataagtatatactcattttagctaatcttgacgaagcaaataaattttgcgaaagctcgattgtaacaaagagtttctctcatcctgccccttacactgactgcaacctcaataaaaacttgtatctatatatatatatatatatatatatatatatatatatatatatatatatatatatatatatatatatatatataaaagatgagaagttattggtttaacgaccactcgtacgatatcaatcaaatgaaatagagaatgtggagaaatccccttacgaataattcacacatccaccattttgggttgggaaaattttttgaatagaattaaaaatccaaacactagttcttagaaatgtgtttcgccctcttcaacccctCTGGGCTtatctctatttcatttgattgatatcgtacgagtggtcgttaaaccaataacttctcatcttttgttttaaacatatgttttacttcaagtaattagggaattaaaacttgagactgtcattttcagatttggcgtagatctacgcttctgctatgtcttggtctcgaatgttgtttttgagtggaatgtgtctaaggatattcaacctctcatccttaccgatgagcccagaggggttgaagagggcgaaacacatttctaagaactagtgtttggatttttaattctattcaaaaaattttcccaacccaaaatggtggatgtgtgaattattcgtaaggggatttctccacattctctatttcatttgatatatatgtatatatatatatatatatatatatatatatatatatatatatatatatatatatatatatataataaataagcaaaatcattggctaatactcgtaaagtgaatgtgaatttagttggaaatatataaaatgatgaagggtcatcattccatacatttctgtgcaactatatacaccggtgtttcggcctatttgggcttcgtcagtatagtgtagcaagttaaaaaagttgtttgttaacttgtaaaaggattactacaggagcaaggttaccatttttggtcagattgttagaagacccgcagtcgcaaggctacaactaacattgccaaggaggtaaggctacctgaggaaatgaaaagccataacattattaaataaaatgatgttggataatcgagtacaaatataaaaataaataagcaaaatattggctaatactcgtaaagtgaatgtgaatttagtcgGAAATATATAttggtcttctaacaatctgaccaaaaatggtaaccttgctcctgtagtaatctttttacaagttaacaaacaactttttaacttgctacactatactgacgaagcccaaataggccgaaacaccggtgtatagaatgatgacccttcatcattttatatatttccaactaaattcacattcacttaacgagtattagccaatgattttgcttatttatttttatatttgtactcgattatccaacatcattatatatatatatatatatatatatatatatatatatatatatatatatatatatatatatttgcaTCCTACTATCCGCTGGGCGTCCGTTGACAGAACGATCACTGAGCGTCCAAAGAGAATTCATTTCTCAAGTTTAACTTTTCCATCACTCAGCGTCCGTTTGAAAAACAAGCGCTTAGCGTCCAGAGAATACGCAAAAATTGACTCTTTCGATATCTGGGCGTCCTTCATTTATACTGTATAATTTACTCTAGCGATTAGTGGGCGCCCTGCGACGATGTCATATTTCCACAATATTCGATTAAAGAAAATATACTGTTTCAACATTTTACATGTGTGAAGAATAGAGGTAATATGACACTTAACCGAAAGCGTATCGAATTTGGtatttacataatatgttattatacagtagtatggtgcaaatgaaaggaataaattcgctTTTTCataagccggcgactttaaggaaaaatcccggaacaggtcgatttttatttttaaattataatttgttGGCATATTATACCGGTGAGTCActactaacgggacggaagattacagcgaaatagtaaaagatttaaaaaaaatttaaattaatagtttgtaagtagattaaagctacattttaaaattattttgaaatatacaaggtgtcccaataaattgctgtgtattaaagttatattttttcttatggaacacatGTATTTTGTTGCATTTTCTAATTGTGcgtaaaaaataaggtatagtttcataaggcttccttatacctatgtacagagtgttctgagttatgtcgacttttcttaaaatgtaaagttttaaaagaagacACATTCTCAACTTATTTAAGCAATTTTTAGCAAATTTTGCATGATTGacacagtttcattattggataaTTCAATGTGTAACATGaggcttattttaaatggaacaccatgaaTATTAATTAAtcataataataaacaaacttttctctttcgaatggtataagGATGTCCTATAACAAGGAGTCacagtttttgcgtaatttacaattatataaattattaatgattaaatcgattttaaaacaaaagatgtagttagtTAATGTCAATGTACGACATTGGCGTTTTATGACACTACGGTCTGGTAattgtcaaaaatataaacattcgTGCTTAGTATTTagatttaattgttcctaaaaatgaagaaTTACGCTATCTACGAAAGAGTCGACATGGAatgtactttgcattggggaatgtttgaaaaattgtttctgagcttctaaagtttacgctcaaaagAATCCTGATAGAAAATACCCACAAAAGGAAGTTTTTGAGATTTCTCAATAGATTCCGTGCTGTGCTACTGGTAATCTTACATACGAAAAGGCAAATGAAAATAAAGCAGTGATTTGTGACGACCTTCATGAACTTGATGTTCTACTTTCTGTTActgaaaacccaaatactagtacgaGAAAAAATTCGGGATaattggaaatcagtcaaacgagttTATGTAGAAGACTTAAGAtaaaccactatcatccgtatcacactcaactacaccagcatttaatacaacaggattatgataaacgtttaaatttttctttttggcCTTTTGATAAAGTTGGAGAAGAACctgatttttttaaaagtatattgTTTACACAGACGAatctacttttcataataattgtCTAGTACATAAACttaattttcattattatgatAATGTTTGGGGCTGCATTATCGGCCCGTCTTTTTTGACGGGCCGATAACGTACTCGCCCAAATATTtgaatttattcttttcatttgaACCATACTGTATATTTGGTATATAATTtgcgacaaattttaaatttctctgaaactatattttttaatagtaCTTAATGATAGGTACATTACTTACTGTATTGGAAATAAATTGTAATACATTTTGTTGCAATGTTCAAAAGATGTCATTATGAAATAGAATCGATTGcttcaattaaataaaaactgcttATGACTGTTTCGACATTGTTCCTTCCACACAATGAACCCCAACTTTGTTTCGTGATAGAATAACAAATATTCACAGACTACACAGTGTACACCTTTTGGGAAACCACAATATTTCACAACAATGATACAGTGTGATCTGGTTTTCCGTATGATACAACCATCGGTAATGAGTTTTATTAGTGTATTCTAAAGGATTGGGCACGTCTAACGACATACCAAAAGAATTAGACagttcgattttataaaaaattttattaaaacaaaaaaaaaaggtttattaattgaaaattacataattttgaaatgaaaaaatcattaaatttactttttcttaaataaaaaaatcattaaatttactttttcttCATGTACTGGTTTTGAATAAATACCTTAATTTTGAACCAATCCTTGTTGCTCAATAACTTCGAatacttttcttttaaaatttcaCATCTCACTTTTTTTAGGaggctttttatttttattatggtCTGAAAAATATTTGATGACAACTGAGTAGGTAAATAAGGCCGATTCCCGACCACTTCGTGGTGGAGGCGCAACATCATGGTCCagaatcggcataccgattccCGACCACTCGTGGTCCAGAATCGGCATGCCGGTTCCCGACCACTCGTGGTCCagaatcggcataccgattctcgCGCACCGTGGGAAAATTCTGGTCCagaatcggcataccgattccCGCTCACGATGAGCCATCAGGGTCCTTGGCATCGATGGCTCGTTGAATGTACAGGTTGCAACGACCAACAATGACCAGAGGGTCGTAAGAAGAttgttgattttgaaaaggcaacATGGCAATGACAATGGGCCATTCTGAAcatgagaagaagtaaaagaCCAACAATGACCAGAGGATCGTAAGAAGAttgttgattttgaaaaggcaacATGGCAATGGCAATGGCCCATTCTGAACATGAGAAGAAGTAAAATACCATCAATGACCAGAGGATCGTAAGAAGAttgttgattttgaaaaggcaacATGGCAATGACAATGACCATTCTGAAAGTATATAAAAATGCTATATAATCATCATTATGACAATGGCCCATGCTGAACATGCTATATAATCATCATCATGACAATGGCCCATGCTGAACATGCTATATAATCATCATTATGACAATGGCCCATTCTGAACATGTATAAAATGTGAAAAGGCAACATGGCAATGACAATGGTCCATACTGAACATGTATAAAAATGTGAAATGCTATACGATTATCATATATAGggctgaaaatataatatttgtacaaaattacgaaaaatcaaatattttgaattattgacaaaaatattttttaaataacaagtTGTTGTTTATCAACATTCCGGATGTGGATGGTTGATAAGGAAAGAGTGCAGACGTTATTTTTGCAACAACAGGAAACCGCTAAAGATATGAcaaaccacaatgctaaaagtCCGGATGTAAGAAACTGATAACATGTAACCACAGTTGTTATTTGTGTAAATGTTATCGCATATTTTTAAAACCACAAGATCTTGTTTTCATGTTTGTCAGGAAACTATTTTTGCAACAACAGGTAACCGCTAAAGATATGACAAGCCACAATGCTAAAAGTCCGGATGTAAGAAACTGATAATACGTAGCCACAGTTGTTATTTGTGTAAATGTTATCGCATATTTTTAAAACCACAAGGTCTTGTTTGTCATGTTTTTTGCAAAACATGGAAATCTTATCTCTGAAATGAACAACGTAACCGTGAGAATGTAAACATGTGATCACGTTCGTGTCGCGTGGGGTAACGAGCTGCGGAATCCTTTAAAAACAAATCAttgacattgccaaaacggcattacagcatatcttctttgcttatggtccgattttgacgtatggggtgtcaaatgaaagcggtggcgacacagaagccaactgtcaattcttcttctgtcaacgttcaacattaactgtcaattcttcttcttcttttccgtatagtgcctaacagaacgtgacgtGCATAACGTAACGTCACGTGACGTGCATAACGTCACGTGAATCACGCGACGTAAATAACGTGACGTGAATAACACGACGTAAATAACGTGACGTGAATGgcgtgacgtgaataacgtgatCTGATGGTTTCTAATGGCCTCTAATGGTCTCTGCTACACTCTATTCCCTAATAGTATAGGCTATTTATCTTTAAACCATCCTAACAGTGTACCTCTTtaacgtgacatttgaacgtgaatgatgTGACATTTACGCGACATTCGACGCAGGAGGTGTGCTCCAAAGTTGGAATTTATTGAGACATTTCACGCAGAACATAATCAGTACTAGTATGAATCCCATCGAGTACATACATAGGGTAATGGAATTTCAAAGTAAACTCAACCTGTTAAATAAAGACATTAAATCATATGaggatttaaaacaaattaatagGCAATTCGATAGTCTGCATATTGAGGGGAAAACGTGGAGGTCCGAAGAGCAGCAGCAAGGCCTTTACGCCTTTAGAAAACTACCACAAGCTACATATCCGTTAAGACGTATTCAGCCTACACCATGGGGGCCAGCAACAGCGAGAATATGAAAAGTGAAATAGACAATGTCTTTGCAATGTCTTGTGTAATATTAGCATctgtatttatcttaattttaaaaattatttttgaaattgtaaagagaaaattcgaatcttcatgtaatataagacttgatcagtaaataaggtgtttaaataaaaaccaaaaaaaaatctctaaattatttattaatacatagaaaaattacaacGGCATTATTGTATAAGAAAACCAGTGACGTAAACGATCCACATTTCTCTCGGTGCATGAAAATAGTCCAACAGCGTGGCAGGGATTTGTAGCAGAACCGACGTTTCCAGTAGCAAGAGGCGTACCATCAaacttgcaaacatcaataataaagggaaaaactccaaaaatgtgacATTTCTTGCTTAAAAATTCAGCTTTTTGTTCTCCTCGAACGTAGATGTAATCGGCTGCATACAACAGCTTGGTTTCtagtatttcatttattttggacAAGTCTACTTCTCCATCAGAGTATCGAATGCCAAGCAGTTTTTTCTCCACGTATGATGCAGTCTTCTTATCTACATTACTTAGCGCATTGAATGGTTTCGGAGGTAAAAATATGTAATGGCTTCGTTTAAAACCTATTTCGATGGTAAGTTCTTTGGGAACAAACCACCCGTCCACATCGAATCcctgaatatctacgaatgctACTCTCATGATGACTGCTCGTGTACTGCTGACACTTTCTGCGTCTAATTTagactttttacaatttcggtAAGAGGGAAGTATTCCATTACGCAGTCATGAATTATAATGCAATAGGCCTTGGTATTTTCGGGAAAACCATTATGTGCTTCAATATCGAGTTTTACGTCAACAGTGGATGCTTTCATGCTTTCTTCTTGTTTCGAACAATCGATAACGAACAATGCATGATGCTGAAAAGCTAAGAAATCGAGTAGAGGTCGCTTTTGTTTGGAAAGTGTGTAGCTGGGGTTAAATTCGGTATAGTTGAAATATGCCTCGTTGTAGTCAGATTTGCTAAAATCCAACTGCATTCTCTCGTTCGGAAAATATTCTCCATTTAAGGATAATCTAATACTTTGAATGCTGACATTATCAAATAAGTTAGGATCAGATGTGATTGTGTTACGTTTTCCCGTTTGAAAGAAAACAATGACATAACGTGGTCTTTCAACTGATGTGCTAGTTTTAACGGCCCATACTTCACGCCTAGCACCTTTGGTAATGGTAGGCAACTCGTGCAATTCCCACTTTCTAAACGGAATAACTATAGGGCGATCTTCTTGAATGGACGTCATTAGTTTAAGTAGTTTAATTTCATCGTTGGGATATATGTGCTTCACTCTAAGTTCAATGTTGGTGATGTTAATCTTTGCTGTTGTAGCTGCATCTGTAATAATTAAACAATCGTTGTCGTTTCGAGCTCGAACTAGTCTTATTGTTTGACGACCACACGTAATCATTGGATAATCGttataaatgttaaaaatgtgCTTAAGAGGCATCTGTATGTTGAATGAAGTATCGTGTAGAATGGGACTATTAGGGTAATTCCAACCTGCCATAACCATATAATGGGAATCTTCTTGGTTGTAACATGTCATGGCACGTACAGCACTTACGATACCAGGATCCCGCAATGTTTCCATCTCCCGTGCGCTTTCGCTGTACGTACACGAATCGAACAGAAAAGCACCCACATTATTTGCTAGCTTGATTGTCCCAGATCCTGCTTTATCTACGAGTGATCCTTTAATGCATAACAACGTTTCGCTCATTTCAAAAAACGAGTCAACTTGATTAATGCTAAATTCAACAATATCATTGCAGTTGAATGATTTGATGAATGGTGCATATGTTCGGTACTCAGCCTTTCGAATCGATTCATCAAATATTGGCTTACGATAAATATCGAATATTGGAGGCATTACGACGTTGTCTGAACGTTCTTGATTTGCATACACTGTCGTCATTTTTTAGTTTAAAACCAAGTGAttgtaaaaccaatttttttgcgAACGTAAGATGTTTTCGCTTAGACGGTTGTACAACTAATGGTGATTTGTTTGCGAACGCAAGATGTTGCCGCTTAAACTGCTGCACAACTAATGATGTTCTTTGAGCAGTAGATGGTCTTATTACTAGACCCATTTCCCTCGTGATCTAAGTTCCAACACCAATGTGCTCTCTTCTCCTCTAAAGTTCACAGGTCGGCCTTCTTGATCGAGAGCCAAGACTGTGATATTGGTAAGTTCACGCTGTGGCACAACCGGTAAATACAACAAATTGTGAGGAGTTTCGTCAATTGCGTACCCAGGATTCGATTGTATGACAAATTCGTAGATCGTGTGACCAGGTCTGTTACCGTCGAAGGCTCCGGTACTAATGTTGCAATCAAA encodes:
- the LOC126888601 gene encoding uncharacterized protein LOC126888601 codes for the protein MTTVYANQERSDNVVMPPIFDIYRKPIFDESIRKAEYRTYAPFIKSFNCNDIVEFSINQVDSFFEMSETLLCIKGSLVDKAGSGTIKLANNVGAFLFDSCTYSESAREMETLRDPGIVSAVRAMTCYNQEDSHYMVMAGWNYPNSPILHDTSFNIQMPLKHIFNIYNDYPMITCGRQTIRLVRARNDNDCLIITDAATTAKINITNIELRVKHIYPNDEIKLLKLMTSIQEDRPIVIPFRKWELHELPTITKGARREVWAVKTSTSVERPRYVIVFFQTGKRNTITSDPNLFDNVSIQSIRLSLNGEYFPNERMQLDFSKSDYNEAYFNYTEFNPSYTLSKQKRPLLDFLAFQHHALFVIDCSKQEESMKASTVDVKLDIEAHNGFPENTKAYCIIIHDCVMEYFPLTEIVKSLN